The Kordia sp. SMS9 genome window below encodes:
- a CDS encoding tRNA pseudouridine(38-40) synthase TruA: MQRKRYYYLITLQYLGFRYHGWQKQPDVNTVQRMTERTLAYVFGHKNFKLLASGRTDAKVSANEIAIELFLDNETLDIPEFLPLFNKNLPQDIRALAITETNEKFNIIQHPKVKEYIYLFAFGEKYHPFAAPYMTNVLGDLDVELMKKGAKLFEGKHYLKTYCYKPTEHTVLEGEIELCEIIENKLFTASFFPENSYLLRVQGAGFKRHQIRMMMGTLILLGKHELDLDFIKRSLLPGSTLEVNYIAPASGLMLNKMTFKDL; encoded by the coding sequence TTGCAAAGAAAACGCTATTACTATCTCATTACGCTTCAATACTTAGGATTTCGCTATCATGGTTGGCAAAAACAGCCTGATGTAAATACCGTACAGCGCATGACAGAACGTACATTAGCGTATGTTTTCGGGCACAAAAACTTCAAACTCTTAGCTTCAGGTCGTACAGATGCCAAAGTTTCTGCAAATGAAATTGCGATTGAATTGTTTTTAGACAATGAAACACTTGACATTCCAGAGTTTCTGCCATTGTTCAACAAAAACTTACCACAAGATATTCGTGCATTGGCAATTACGGAAACCAATGAGAAATTCAACATCATTCAACATCCGAAAGTAAAAGAATACATCTATTTATTTGCATTTGGAGAAAAATATCATCCGTTTGCGGCACCGTATATGACCAATGTTTTAGGCGATTTAGACGTGGAATTGATGAAAAAAGGAGCAAAGCTGTTTGAAGGCAAACACTATCTAAAAACCTACTGTTACAAACCCACCGAACATACGGTTTTAGAAGGCGAAATTGAATTGTGTGAAATTATTGAAAACAAACTTTTTACCGCAAGTTTCTTCCCCGAAAATAGTTATCTATTGCGCGTACAAGGCGCGGGATTCAAACGGCATCAAATCCGCATGATGATGGGAACATTAATTCTACTAGGAAAACACGAACTTGATCTTGATTTCATCAAACGTTCGTTATTGCCAGGTTCAACATTAGAAGTCAACTACATTGCACCAGCTTCAGGATTGATGCTTAACAAAATGACTTTTAAGGACTTATAG